Within the Mycobacterium gordonae genome, the region GCGCCGATGATGAAGCCCGTCTGCGCCATGGTGGACATGCTGCCGAACATCAGGCCGAACATCGATGCGGCGAAGATGATGCCGGCCGAGGTGATGACGCCGCCGGTCGAGCGGACGGCGCGGATGATGCCTGAGCGAATGCCTGACGCCGCTTCTTCGCGGATGCGGGTGATCAGCAGCAGGTTGTAGTCCGCCCCTACCGCCACCAAAACGATGAATGCCGTCGCCTGCACGTTCCAGTAGATCGCCTGGTGCAGCACGAACTGGAAGAAGACCACCCCCAGTCCGACCGCCGAAAGATACGAAATGACCACGGAAACAATCAAATACAGTGGCGCCACCAGCGCGCGCAGCAGCGCCACCAGGATGAGGAAGACCACGATCAAGGTCGCGATGACAATCAGCGTGACATCGCGGTCGTAGTAGGCCCGCATCGTGGCGTACATCGCGGTGGTGCCGACCATAGATATCGACGCATCGGCAAGCGAAGTGTTCGGCTGGGCGCCGCGCGCGGTGTCGACGATCGAGGCGACCTGGTTCATCGCCGCGGGGCTGAACGGGTCCAGCTTCGTCTCTACCAGGTAGCGCACCGAGTGCCCGTCCGGGGAGATGAACATCCGTGCGGCGTTCTTGAAGTCCTCGGAGGTGAGCACCTTGGGCGGGATGTACATGCCCGACATGTCGGGTTGCGCCGCATCCCGCTTCATCGAGAGCAGGAGATCGGCCGCCTGATTCATGCCTGAGCCCATGCGCTTGGTCTGCTCGACAAGGGTTCGCACTCCGCGCGCCAGCTGCTGGCTGCCATCGGCCAACTTGTCGGCCGCTGACTGCAGCTGTGCGATCCGCTGGGTGATGCCGGCGGCTCCGGCGCCCGCGGTCCGCAGATTGTTCTCCGCCGTCGTCAGCACGGCGCTCGCGTTCTGCACCGCGGCCTGCAGGTTCTGCATCGCCGACGGCACCAGGTGCGCGCGGCACGTCGTGTCGTCAGCGCAAAACGGGCTGTTGGCCAACACGTCGAGGAGTGGGTTTCCCGCCCCGGCGACACTGCCCGTCGTGACGGCGCCGTTGGCGAGCCTGCGCAGATTCTCCAGCAGGTTGGCCGCCGCGGTGAGCTGCTGCTGCGCTCCGTTGAGCGTGCTGGTCATCTCTGCCACCGGTCCGCTGGCTCCGCGGATCTGGTCGCGCACCTGGGCAAGGCTTGCGGCAAGTTGGTCGGCACCGTTGGTCAGCGCATCCAAGTCGTCGGTCTTGTCGCTGATCTGTGTCGAGGCGTCCGCCAACTTCGAGCCCACGGCACCGGCCTGAACGCTGAGCTTGGCCTGATCGAGCGGCTGGCCGTCGGGCCGGGTGATGCCACGCACCGCGGCGATATCGGGCAACTGGGACACTCGTTGTGCCATCTGGTCGAGGTCGGCCAGTGCCCGCGATGTCCGCAGATCATGGTGCGAACGGACGTAGATGTACTGCGGCAGGAGCGCATTCGTCGAATAGTGAGCCGCCATGGTGGCGAAGCCGACGTTGCTGGGCGCCGATTGCGGCAGTTGCAGGCGGTCGTTGAAGGTGGGGCGCAGCAATGCTGCGCAGCCGGCCAGGGTGATCAGTACCGTCAGGCTGACCACCAGGTGGGCCTTGGGGCGGCGCACGATCGCGACGGCGGACCGCCGCCACATCCGGTCGGTCAGCCCCGGTCGAGGGGCCACCCAGCCCCGCCGGCCGGCGAGCAGCAGGATGGCGGGCAACAAGGTGACGGCCGCGAAGAACGCGATCGCGATCGAAACCGCAAGCGCGGGACCGATACTGGTGAATGCGGGCAGCCGGGTGAACACCATGCACAGGAACGTGACGGCGACGGTGGCCGCCGACGCCGCGATGACTTCACCGATGGAACTCAGCGCCTTGCACACCGCTTGGTCGGAATCGTTGCCGGCGCGGATGTGCTCGTGATACCGGCTGATCAGAAACACGGCGTAATCGGTGCCGGCTCCCACGATCATCGCCGTCATCAACGCAACCGTGAGCGCCGAGACCCCGAGTCCGAGTTGAGCCAGGCCGGACACCACGCCTTGCGCGGCGGCCACCGAAATGCCGATGGTGAGCAACGGCAGCAGCACGGTCATCGGCCGTCGGTAGATCGCCATCAGGATGAGCAGCACCAGGACGGCAGTGGCGATCTCGATGATGTGCATGTCGTGAGTGGTGAGGATCGACATGTCGCCGACCATCGCCGCCTGTCCCGTCACGGCCGCGGTCAGCGACGACCCGGCTGTCGAACGGGTGGCGATCTGCGCGATCCGTTGGTAGGCCTGCGACGACTCCGGGGACCCGGCCGGCGCCTTGAGGCTGACGGCCAGGTAGATCGCCTTGTGATCGGCGCTGGCCAGGAAAGCGCGCAGCGCGGGTGTGGTGATGACATCCTGCACACCCTCCACGTCGTCGGTCTGGCTGCGCAGTGTGGCGGCCAGCTTCCGGTAGGTGTCCTCGTCGGCCGGTTGCAGACCCCGATCGTCGGTGAGGACGACGAGCAGCAGGTTCTGTGCGGACTCACCGAAGTCCTTGGCCATCTGGTCGGCCGCCGCCATCGCGCTGGCCGGCAACGGCTGCAAGGGTCGGCTTTCGACCACCGTCGTCAGCGGTGTCACGGCGGTGGCCAGCGCCGCGACGACGACCACCCAGCCGGCGATGACCAACCAGGGCGCGCGCACGGCGACACGACCCAACACCGCGAACACGCCGGCCGGCATCGAGGTGTGCAAAGCGGGGGAGCGTTTCCACATGGTGAAGCCCTTCTATGTCAGGCGTCGGCCAGCCTGCGCGGCCGCCCGGTTGGTACCTGATGGCGAACTGTCAGCACCGAAGCTACGGTGGCCCCGGCCCGGGGTCGCGCTTGTCGGCGATAGTCGAAATTAGCCACATTCGGCGCGGTTGTGCGCATTGTGCTCGGCGGTCGGCCAACCCGCGGTGGCCAAGATTCCGAATTCCCGAAGAACCTCCGAAAAATCCTTCTGCAGTTGGGGATTGGAGTTACGCCCAGCCGGCCGATGAGACAGGGCCGACAGGAATATCCGGTTGTCGACGCGCCCCGACACCACCCCCAGCAGACCGCCGGTCGGACGCATCGTCGCCCGGGTGGCCCGCGGGTACAACGACCTCATGGCCATGCAGTCGGCGTCGTTACCGTCCGGCCGATTGACCGCCGGATCGATCGGGCCGAGATTGGAGGATCCGCTGGTCGTCGCACCCCCGAGGGCCACGCCGACCATTCGCCGAACTGCCCACCGCGGCAGCCACGGCGTCAGGGGCAGCAGGCCCGATCGTTCGTCGGGAGCGCTGCCGCGGTGGATCAACGCGTTCTTGACGGCGGCTCGGACCGCGGTGAGGTCCGTCGTCACCGCCGTGGAGTCCACCTCGATGTCGACGGCGGTAATGGCGTTGGCCCGGGTATCGCCGACGACGCGCTCGTTGACGGGTATCGCGACGGTGGCGACGCCTTCGGTGGTGACGCGTCCCGTCTGCCGGGCCAGGCGCGCCGTGACCGCCGCGAGCAGCGCGTTGCTGGTGCCGCCGAGCGCCCGGGCCCGGGCGTCCCACCAAGCGCCGTCGACGAAGAGCGTCGCCGTGGCCAGCGCGACGCGTCCGTCGGGCCGTGCAAACCGGGCCGGTGCCGGGGCGGCTGTGCGGCCTGTGCCGCGGGTGTCGCGTGCCAGGCGTGCCGCGGCTCGCAGGGCCCGGCCCACTTCGGGTAGGTCGCGCGCGGTCTGTCGGGTGTCCCGGCCCAGCGCCCGCCACCGTCGGCGGGAGCGGGCGGCAGGCCAATTGATCGGATCGTCGCGTCCGTCGGCGGCGTCGGCCAGCGCAGCGCAGAATCCGACCCCGTCCGTGAGGCAGTGGGTGGTCACAAAGCTCACCCCGGCACCGCCGTCGGTGAACGGCAGTACGGCCAGATGCCAGCCGGGTCCCCGTTCGACATCCAGCGGAAGGTCGGCCTGTTCGTCCAGCCAGGCGTCGAATTGACTACGCGAGTAACGTGATTCGACGATCTCAAGCTGGGTAGAAGCAGGTGCGGACACCCAGCGATGGCGGCCGAACGGCAGTGGTGAGCGTTCGATGCGCCGCGCGAGCCGCCCCCGCTGCAGGTGGTGGTGAAAGCGGCGCAGCCCGTCGAGATCTACGCCCTCCCGATAGAGCCAGCAGCACTGCAGCACATTCGTGGAGCGGGTGGCACGCTCGGCTAGAAACGCGGCTTGGTCGATCAGGTCAAGGACGTTGTTCATGGCCGGGATGCCTCCTTGGTAGCCAGCTGAGACAGCTCGTCCGCGGTGAGCATGAAGTCGCTCAGCACATCCGAAAGATGTTGGCGTAGTTCGGTCGTGGAATTGGAACGGCCCTGCTGGTAGGCGAGGACCGAGACGAAGACGTGCTGCCGTGTACGGCCCGACAGCACCGTGAGCAACCCGCCCAACCGGTTCATGATCGCCGAGGTCGCGCCCGGGGCCAGTGACTTCATGGCGAAGTAGTCGGCTTCAGTGCCGTCCGGGCACATGGCGTCCGTGTCGAGCGCCCCGAGGTTGGAGGCGATCACGCTGGCCGCGCCGCTGGCCGAAAGTCCGACCCAGCGCCGCACCAGCCAGTGCGGCAGCAGGGGAGCCAGGGGCAGCAACTTCCAGCGCTCGTTGGTCGACGTCGCCGATCGAATCAGCGCGTGCTTGATCGCGCCCCGCAGGGGGCGCAGGTCGGTCGTCGTCGGACGGGGGTCGACCGCGAGGTCGACGTTGGTGATCGCGTTCGCGCGGGTGTCGTCGGCCGTGCGTTCGTTCACCGGCACCGTCAGCGCGACGGTTCCGTCGGTGGCCAGGCGCCCGACCCGTTGCGCGAGGCCGGCCGCGAAACCGGCTAGCAGCGTGTTGCTGGTGCCGCCGAGCGCAACAGCGCGAGCGTCCCACTGCTCGGCGTCGACGAAGAGTGTCACAGTGGGGAGCGTGACGCGCTCGTCGGTCGCATAGCCCGGCGCTGGTGCGGCCGAATCCTGCTGTCGCCGAGCCGCTCTGGCTGCGACGACGACCGCGCGCCCGATGGCCGGCAGGTCGCGCAGGGCCTGACCCGCGTCCTGGCGCAGCGCCTGCCACCGTGACCGGGAGCCGGCGGCCGCCCACCTAATCGGGCTGGGCCGGCCGCAGGCCGCGTCAGCCAGCGCCGTGCACAGTCCGACGCCGTCGGTGAGGCAATGCGTGACGACCAGGCTCAGCCCCGCACCGCCCTCGGCGAAGGGCAGCATTGCCAGCTGCCATCCGGGGCCGTGTTCGGCATCCAGCGCCACATTGGCCTGCTCAGCCAGCCAGGATTCGAATTGAGCACGCGGGCGGGGTGTTTCGGAGATCGCCAGCTCGCAGTCCCGGCGCGGCGCGACCCAGCGATGCCGGCCGAACGGCAAGGGGGATCGTTCGACGTTGCGGGCCAACGGTCCACGGGACAGTTGGCGGTGAAACCGCCGCAACCCGTCGACATCGACATCACGATGGTAGAGCCAGAAGCATTGCAGGAGGTTCGTGGCTCCGGTTGCCTGCTGGCCGAGGAACTGGGTCTGGTCATACAGGTCCAAAACGTCGCTCATGGTCGGGAACCTTTCGTCGTGATGACGTCGTCATATGTCGTGGCGATGAGTGAGAACTCCCGCAGGACACTCGAGATCCGCTGTGTCAATTCTGTATTGGAGTTCGGCTGGCCCGGCTGATAGCCGAGCACCGAGATGGCCACCCGACGGTCCACCGTCATCGCGTGCAACGAGAGCAGTCCGCCGAGTTGCTGCAGCATCGCAGCGGTCAGATCCGGGTAGAGAGAGCGCACCGCGACGTAGTCGGCGTCGGTGCCGTCGGGCCGGCCGAGGGCCGCGGGCGCCGCGCCCAGGTTGGACGCGACGACCACGTTGGCCGCGCCGCCGGTGGCGACGCCGACCAACCGGCGGGTGAGTCGCCGCGGCACAAACGGGATCAGGGGCAGCAATGTCCGCCGCTCGTCGGGCAGGTCCCGGTAGCCGGTCAGCGCATGTTTGACGGCTGCGCGGATGACGCGCAGGTCGCAGGCCGCCAGCGCCGGGTCGATCGTGATGTTCACCATCGTGACGGCGTTGGCCCGGGTGTCCTCGGCCGTGCGCTCGTTGACCGGTATCGCGACGGCGACCGTGCCGTCCCGAGCCACCCGTCCGACCCGGTGCGCGAGCCGCACCGCCACCGCCGCGAACAATGTGTTGCTGGTTCCGCCCAGCGCGTGCGCGCGCGCTGCCCATTCCTCTGCGTCGACGAAAACCGTTGTGACAGGCACGGTATGACGCTCGTCCGCCGCGAAGATCGGTGCTGGGAGAATTGCTGCCGACCGCCCGCGGTTGCGACGGGCGAACCGGGCTGCGGCGGTCGCGGCCCGGCAGACGGCGGGTAGGTCGCGCGCGGCTTGTCGAGCGTCCTGACGCAGCGCACGCCACCGGGTGCGTGATCCGGCGTTAGGCCAGCGGACCGGTGACACCTGGCCGCACGCCGCCTCGGCCACCGCCGTCGCCCCTCCGACACCGTCGGTGAGGCAGTGGCTGAGGACCAGGCTGACTCCCGCGCCGCCGTCGCTGAATGGCAGGACCGCCAGGCGCCATCCCGGTCCGAACTCGGCATCTAGGGGAGTACAGACCTGCTCGCTCAGCCAGGCCTCGAATTGGGCACGCGGCCTGGGTGTCTCGACGATCTCGAGCGCGGAAGGCCCGCGTTGGGACACCCACCGATGGCGGCCGAACGGCAACGGTGAGCGTTCGATGCTGCGCGCCAGTCGTCCCTGCAGTAGCTGGTGGTGGAACCGGCGCAGACCGTCGATATCGACCGGGCGGTTGTACACCCAGACGCACTGGCCCACTCCGGCAGCTTGTTCGAGGCGAAAGAAGGTCTGGTCGACCAGGTCAAGGACGTTGTTCATCTGCCGAGGATCCTTTCCCGTGGAGCCGCCCACCCGGCGGTCGAGGTGAGCGTGAACTCGCGCAGGACATCCCGAATAAGGCCGCTGACACCGCTGTCGGAGTTGTGGCCACCGGGCTGGTAGGCGACCACCGAGACGAAGACCCGGCCCTGCATCCGGCCCGAGAGCACCGACAGCAGTCCGCCGACCCGGTCCGTCGTCGCCGTCGTCGCGCGCGCCGTGATGGACCTCATGGCGAAGTGATCGGCGTCGGTGCCGTCCGGTTGGTTGACGGCCGGGTCAATCGTCCCGACGTTGGATGCGCCGACGCTGACGGTGCCGGAGGTGGCGGCGTCGACCCAGCGCCGCCCCAGCCGCTCGGGCACCACCGGTACCAGCGGCAGCAACCGCCACCGCTCCTCGGGCTGCTCGGCACAGCGGATCAGTGCTCGCTTTGTGGCGGAACGGATTTCGAGCAGACTCACCGTTGCGTGGTGTGGTGTGACGGTGAAGTCGACGTTGGTGATGGCGTTGGCGCGGGTGTCGTCCGGGCCGCGTTGGCTGACTGCCATCGTCACCGCGACCGAACCGTCGGCGGCGACACGTCCCATCCGCTGGGCCAACCGAGAAGCCACCGCGATCAGCAACGTGTTGCTGGTCCCCCGAGGCTCACGGCGCGGGAATCCCAATCCGCGGCGTCGACGAAAGCCGTTGCCGTCGGGACCGTGACGCGTTCATCCGCCCCGCCAGCCGGGCCGGATGGTGCGGTGGGCGATCCAGTGCGCTGCCGGCTGCGCCAGGCGAATCGTGCTGCGGCCGCCGCCGCTCGGCCGATGGTCGGCACGTCACGCGCGGTTTGCCGAGCGTCTTCACCCAGGGCCCGCCAGCGCGGGCGTGACCCGGCGACCGGCCAGTGGCGCGGGTGATCCCGGCCGCACGCCGCGTCGGCCACCGCTTCACACAATCCCATGGCGTCGGTAAGGCAGTGCGAGGCAATCAAGCTCACCCCTGCGCCGCCGCCGGTGAAGGGCAGCGTCGCTAGATGCCAGCCGGGGCCGTGCTCGGCGTCCAGCGGAGTTTCGGCCTGCCTCGCCAGCCAGGCGTCGAAATCCCCTCGCGAGCAGGGTTGCTCGACGATCTCGAGGTCGTGATGCTGTTGCGGCGAGACCCAGCGATGACGACCGAACGGCAGCGGTGACCGTTCGATCCGGCGCGCCAACCTGCCGCGTTGCAGGTGCTGATGGAACCGGCGCAGGCCGTCGATGGCGACGGGACGGTCATACAACCAGGCGCACTGGATCACGTTGGTCACACCGGCTGCCCGCTCGATGCGGAAGAAGGTGTGGTCGACCAGGTCGACGACGGCGCTCATGTGACTCACGCCCTCCCTGCCGGCAGGCTGATGACAGGGATGCCCTGTCCCGAATTCGCATGCTGGGCAACGTCGTCCAGCCACTTCGAGGTGGCGGGAGCGACGATGCGGGTGAACGCGTCGGTCAGCGCCGACAGGTAGCGGCGCACCGACCTGCGCGCGACCGGATTGTCCGGAAAGGAGATGGTCGCGGTGGTCTTGTCGGCGTGCCGGGTGATCCAGATGTTGACCCCGCCGCGAGACAGATTGTCGCCGTAGGCGCCGAAGTTCGTTTGCTCGAACAACGGTGCCAGTGGCAGCTTACGCACGTCGATGAACGAGACCATCGACTCCGAACGCTCGTGGGGCGCGTCAACCAGCTGGTCGGGCGCAGCCAGCTCGAGCACCCGGTCGAACGGGATGCCGGCCAGCCGCTTGGCAGCGTCGAACGACTGCTGTGCGGCGCGGGCCATCCGGGAAAAGGATCCGGTGCCGACGGACACACTGATGGGTACCAGGCTGGCGAACCAGCCGACGGTGAGCGAGTCCAGGCCGGGAGTACGGGTGTCGTACGGGGTGAATCCGTAGTAGGTCGTCGCCCCGGTCAGGTCATGCTCGGCCTGCGCCGCGCAGGCCAGGACACCGCCGCTGAACCTGGCTCCGGCAGCTTGGCAGGTGGCGTCGAATGACTCCGTCCCGGCGGCGTCCAGTAGTTCTACCGTCAGAAAGTCGCCCACGGTGGTGGCGTCGACGTCCCCCAGCGGAAGGGGGAAGCGGGGCCAGTGGCCATCGGTGCCCTGCATGAACGAGATCCAGTCCCTGATCTCCGGCGACGTCGGCGTCAGGCCCGCCATCCGCTCGTGTTGGCGGGCGGCATAGCCCCGGTAGCTGGCGATCTGCGGCGCGGCCGGGCGCTGTGGTGATTCGTGGGTCAGCGCGTCATAAGACAGGTGGATATCGAAGAAGATCAATCCGGCCGACATGCCGTCGATATAGAGATGGTCGACGCTGGTGTAGAAGGTGAAGTAACCGGCGTGCTGGACAACGCCGAAGGTGATGCAACCCCACTCCAGGGTGTTCGGTGTGGTGGTCAGCGCATGGTGGCGTATCTGGTCGGTGCCCATTGCCCCGAATTCGACGGGATGGAATGCAATGACCTCGGGGTTGTCGATGCGCCGGCGAACGATCATTTCACCGTCGAATTCGAACCAGTCGTGGTAGCTGTCGTGACGACGAACATGAGTGTTGATAGCTTTTGTCATGGCGGCGATGTTGCAGGTGCCGGCGATGTTCCAGGCCACGACCATCAACCGGGGCAAGACGTGACCAGATTCCTGTGCCGCATGGGCAGAGCGAAGGTGTTGCTCGCGTTGGTAACTCGGAGCCAATGTGCTGCGTGAGGCCATCCGTGCCGCGGCACGCGCCGCGGGGGTCGCCGTCCAGGTGGTAACCATCCCAGATGGTGGTTGCCATTCGTTAATGGTGCCCAATGCCACCATTTCTCAACCCCTTTCGTATTTGCTGACAATTCCGTGACGGGCACAGACCACTAGCGACGGGATTTCGCCAGCCGAAATCTCGTTCGTGGTTCCGCGGTGGGCCCGCCTATCGAATTGCTATCGAACTTAGAATCTCCGGAGCCGTCCGTCGCGGTTGTGGTCGATAGCCGGAGTAAACGACGATTGCGTGGTTTTGCGCTTTGTGCTCAAGTCGTGGCGGACTTATCCCTTGCCGTGCGGGGTGCGGGGTGCGGGGTGCGGCGGCTGTGCTGCTGTGCTACGCGGACTCGGTTGATGGACGGAGATGTGCGGACCAGGGGCAAGGCGGCCCCGCGCCAGGCAATTCAGGCCACGGGCCGTCGTCCGATTCCGGCCATCATGATCGGGGTGAATACCCGGATGTCTCCGCCGAAGCGGGCAGTCGCGGCGTCGGCGTCCTCACTCGCGATCAGCCCGGCCTCGACCACTGCGGCGCGCAGACTTTCGAAGGACAATCGGAAGAAGTCGAAACCCGCTGTGCTGGAATCGATCACCCGTGCCCGCCCGTCGCCTCGCACCTCGCTCAGCCCGGCGGCGGCAAGATCGGCGACCACCCGGCGGCCGTATCGTGGTTCGAAGCCGGACTGCTGCATGAATGCCAGGATCGCATCGGTGACCCGGTCGAGTTGGGTATCGACTGCGTCGAAGCCGAACGCCGTCCAATCCAGATCCTCGATCACCATCCATCCACCGGGGCGCAATGTCGCGGCCAGGCGCTCGATGATCTGTCGCCGGTCCGGCAGGTGTTCAAGCACCAACCGCGAGTGCACGAGGTCGAATTGGCCTTCGGGCAGTTCGTCGGTGCGGATGTCGAGGCGCCGCACCTCGATGCGGTCGCTGGCCAGTGATTCGATGAAGCGGGTGTCGATGTCGACGGCCACCACGGTGGCGCCGCGACCGGTCATCCAGTGCAGCAGTGACCCACCGCCGGCACCGACTTCCAGGCAACGCCAAGGCTTTTCGGAACTGCCTAGGCCGAGCTCGTCGAGCAGCGCCTGGGTGCCGGGGTCCCACAGGCTTTCCATGGCGCCCAACCGGGTGCGTTCCTCGGCGAAGCTCTGGTCATAGACGTAGTCGCTCGGCATGGCGTCAAGGGTATCGGTCGGCGGACGCCGAATGCTCAGCCGTTCGCGCCGGATGCACCCTGGTTGCCGGCACTTCCGGTGGTGCCGTTGGCCCCGGTACCGCCGGCGGTGGCGGTGCCTCCGCTGGCAGAGCCACCGACGACAGATCCAGGGCCGACTGCCCCGGACGCACCGCCCTGACCGCCCTGGCCACCGGCCCCGCCGGTGCCATTGGTGCCGGCGAAGCCGAACACGCCCCCGGCGCCTGCGGTACCGGCTGCGCCGCCCGCTCCGCCCGTCCCGCCGACCCCGCCGGCGCCGCCGCTCCCCCCGGTACCGCCATTGCCGCCCGTGGACTGGAGAGTTGCGGTGCTTCCTGCTGCCGAGGCATCACCGCCGGCGCCGCCGCCTCCACCGGCGCCTCCGGCGCCGCCAACTCCGCCGAGGCCGCCTGCCCCGCCCTGGCCCGCGGCTCCGCCGTTGCCGAACAGCATGCCGCCGCGGCCGCCGTTGCCGCCCGCGCCCCCGACTCCGCCGGTGCCGCCCACCCCACCGGTTCCGCCCGTCCCACCGGTTCCGCCGACCCCGCCGGTAGCCTCGCCGACGCTTGTCGGGTAGGTGCTGGAGACGGTCGCGGCGCCCCCGGTGCCGCCGACGCCGCCCGTCGCGCCGGTTCCCCCGGCGCCACCGGTTCCGCCGGCGCCGCCTTGCCCACCCGCTCCGCCGTCGCCGGCCAGCGCTCCCGCGCTGCCGCCGGCACCACCGTGGCCGCCGGTTCCGCCGACGCCGGCGGCACCTGCGTCGCTGCCGACGCCGCCGGTGCCGCCCTGGCCACCGGCACCGCCGGTGGCGACGAAAAGGCTGTTGGTGCTGCCCGAGGACCCTGCGGCACCGCCGGTGCCGCCCCCGCCACCCACTTCGCCGAGGGAACCGGCGCTGCCGACGTGACCGGTACCTCCAACGAACTTGCCCGGGCCTCCCGCGTGGGCGCTGCCCCCATCACCAAGGCCGGCGGTGCCGTTGTGCGGAGTGGTCATACCGGTCCCGGCCAGCCCCGCACCGCCTTGGCCGCCGGGACCGCCACTGCCGATGAGGACCGCGCTGCCACCGGCGCCCCCGTTGCCCGCGGCCCCGCCGTTGAAACCGGCGATCGCAGCGCCGCCGGTGCCGCCGGCACCCCCGTTGCCGAACAGCCACCCGCCGGCACCGCCCTGACCGCCGGCCGCGCCATATCCGCCGCCGCCACCGCGTCCGCCGTTGCCGAACAGGCCGGCGTTTCCGCCATTGCCGCCGGTCACTCCGGAGGAGCCCGGCTGGGTGTAACCGGCCCCGCCGTTACCCCACAGCAGGCCACCGTTGGCGCCGTTGGGACTTGACGCGCTGCCGTCGGCCCCATTTCCGCCGATCAGCACTCCGAACAGTTCCAACCTGGGGTCGGCCGCGGCGAAGCCGACCGCGTTGGTCGCCTCGGCACTGGCGTAAGCGGTGACGCTTGCGTTCAACGTCTGGACGAACTGGCTGTGGAAGGCCGACAGCTGTCGGCTAAGCGCCTGGAAGGCATGGCCGTGATCGCCGAACAACTCCGCGACCGCGGCCGAGATTTCGTCGGCACCCGCGGCCAGGATTCCGTTGGTGGAACCCGCGGCTGCCGCTCGTGCCGCATCGATCGACGACCCGAGG harbors:
- a CDS encoding PE family protein, whose protein sequence is MSYLFTTPDVVSAAVGDLTTLGSSIDAARAAAAGSTNGILAAGADEISAAVAELFGDHGHAFQALSRQLSAFHSQFVQTLNASVTAYASAEATNAVGFAAADPRLELFGVLIGGNGADGSASSPNGANGGLLWGNGGAGYTQPGSSGVTGGNGGNAGLFGNGGRGGGGGYGAAGGQGGAGGWLFGNGGAGGTGGAAIAGFNGGAAGNGGAGGSAVLIGSGGPGGQGGAGLAGTGMTTPHNGTAGLGDGGSAHAGGPGKFVGGTGHVGSAGSLGEVGGGGGTGGAAGSSGSTNSLFVATGGAGGQGGTGGVGSDAGAAGVGGTGGHGGAGGSAGALAGDGGAGGQGGAGGTGGAGGTGATGGVGGTGGAATVSSTYPTSVGEATGGVGGTGGTGGTGGVGGTGGVGGAGGNGGRGGMLFGNGGAAGQGGAGGLGGVGGAGGAGGGGGAGGDASAAGSTATLQSTGGNGGTGGSGGAGGVGGTGGAGGAAGTAGAGGVFGFAGTNGTGGAGGQGGQGGASGAVGPGSVVGGSASGGTATAGGTGANGTTGSAGNQGASGANG
- a CDS encoding class I SAM-dependent methyltransferase, translating into MPSDYVYDQSFAEERTRLGAMESLWDPGTQALLDELGLGSSEKPWRCLEVGAGGGSLLHWMTGRGATVVAVDIDTRFIESLASDRIEVRRLDIRTDELPEGQFDLVHSRLVLEHLPDRRQIIERLAATLRPGGWMVIEDLDWTAFGFDAVDTQLDRVTDAILAFMQQSGFEPRYGRRVVADLAAAGLSEVRGDGRARVIDSSTAGFDFFRLSFESLRAAVVEAGLIASEDADAATARFGGDIRVFTPIMMAGIGRRPVA
- a CDS encoding WS/DGAT/MGAT family O-acyltransferase is translated as MNNVLDLVDQTFFRLEQAAGVGQCVWVYNRPVDIDGLRRFHHQLLQGRLARSIERSPLPFGRHRWVSQRGPSALEIVETPRPRAQFEAWLSEQVCTPLDAEFGPGWRLAVLPFSDGGAGVSLVLSHCLTDGVGGATAVAEAACGQVSPVRWPNAGSRTRWRALRQDARQAARDLPAVCRAATAAARFARRNRGRSAAILPAPIFAADERHTVPVTTVFVDAEEWAARAHALGGTSNTLFAAVAVRLAHRVGRVARDGTVAVAIPVNERTAEDTRANAVTMVNITIDPALAACDLRVIRAAVKHALTGYRDLPDERRTLLPLIPFVPRRLTRRLVGVATGGAANVVVASNLGAAPAALGRPDGTDADYVAVRSLYPDLTAAMLQQLGGLLSLHAMTVDRRVAISVLGYQPGQPNSNTELTQRISSVLREFSLIATTYDDVITTKGSRP
- a CDS encoding condensation domain-containing protein, which gives rise to MVALGTINEWQPPSGMVTTWTATPAARAAARMASRSTLAPSYQREQHLRSAHAAQESGHVLPRLMVVAWNIAGTCNIAAMTKAINTHVRRHDSYHDWFEFDGEMIVRRRIDNPEVIAFHPVEFGAMGTDQIRHHALTTTPNTLEWGCITFGVVQHAGYFTFYTSVDHLYIDGMSAGLIFFDIHLSYDALTHESPQRPAAPQIASYRGYAARQHERMAGLTPTSPEIRDWISFMQGTDGHWPRFPLPLGDVDATTVGDFLTVELLDAAGTESFDATCQAAGARFSGGVLACAAQAEHDLTGATTYYGFTPYDTRTPGLDSLTVGWFASLVPISVSVGTGSFSRMARAAQQSFDAAKRLAGIPFDRVLELAAPDQLVDAPHERSESMVSFIDVRKLPLAPLFEQTNFGAYGDNLSRGGVNIWITRHADKTTATISFPDNPVARRSVRRYLSALTDAFTRIVAPATSKWLDDVAQHANSGQGIPVISLPAGRA
- a CDS encoding non-ribosomal peptide synthetase, whose protein sequence is MSDVLDLYDQTQFLGQQATGATNLLQCFWLYHRDVDVDGLRRFHRQLSRGPLARNVERSPLPFGRHRWVAPRRDCELAISETPRPRAQFESWLAEQANVALDAEHGPGWQLAMLPFAEGGAGLSLVVTHCLTDGVGLCTALADAACGRPSPIRWAAAGSRSRWQALRQDAGQALRDLPAIGRAVVVAARAARRQQDSAAPAPGYATDERVTLPTVTLFVDAEQWDARAVALGGTSNTLLAGFAAGLAQRVGRLATDGTVALTVPVNERTADDTRANAITNVDLAVDPRPTTTDLRPLRGAIKHALIRSATSTNERWKLLPLAPLLPHWLVRRWVGLSASGAASVIASNLGALDTDAMCPDGTEADYFAMKSLAPGATSAIMNRLGGLLTVLSGRTRQHVFVSVLAYQQGRSNSTTELRQHLSDVLSDFMLTADELSQLATKEASRP
- a CDS encoding MMPL/RND family transporter, yielding MWKRSPALHTSMPAGVFAVLGRVAVRAPWLVIAGWVVVVAALATAVTPLTTVVESRPLQPLPASAMAAADQMAKDFGESAQNLLLVVLTDDRGLQPADEDTYRKLAATLRSQTDDVEGVQDVITTPALRAFLASADHKAIYLAVSLKAPAGSPESSQAYQRIAQIATRSTAGSSLTAAVTGQAAMVGDMSILTTHDMHIIEIATAVLVLLILMAIYRRPMTVLLPLLTIGISVAAAQGVVSGLAQLGLGVSALTVALMTAMIVGAGTDYAVFLISRYHEHIRAGNDSDQAVCKALSSIGEVIAASAATVAVTFLCMVFTRLPAFTSIGPALAVSIAIAFFAAVTLLPAILLLAGRRGWVAPRPGLTDRMWRRSAVAIVRRPKAHLVVSLTVLITLAGCAALLRPTFNDRLQLPQSAPSNVGFATMAAHYSTNALLPQYIYVRSHHDLRTSRALADLDQMAQRVSQLPDIAAVRGITRPDGQPLDQAKLSVQAGAVGSKLADASTQISDKTDDLDALTNGADQLAASLAQVRDQIRGASGPVAEMTSTLNGAQQQLTAAANLLENLRRLANGAVTTGSVAGAGNPLLDVLANSPFCADDTTCRAHLVPSAMQNLQAAVQNASAVLTTAENNLRTAGAGAAGITQRIAQLQSAADKLADGSQQLARGVRTLVEQTKRMGSGMNQAADLLLSMKRDAAQPDMSGMYIPPKVLTSEDFKNAARMFISPDGHSVRYLVETKLDPFSPAAMNQVASIVDTARGAQPNTSLADASISMVGTTAMYATMRAYYDRDVTLIVIATLIVVFLILVALLRALVAPLYLIVSVVISYLSAVGLGVVFFQFVLHQAIYWNVQATAFIVLVAVGADYNLLLITRIREEAASGIRSGIIRAVRSTGGVITSAGIIFAASMFGLMFGSMSTMAQTGFIIGAGLLVDTFVVRTITVPAMAALLGPANWWPTRTPRAGLGQHTAGAANPVPASGEWDDSDYLSSVATNCCMGVLAIP